From Humisphaera borealis, the proteins below share one genomic window:
- a CDS encoding aldolase/citrate lyase family protein produces the protein MNESIPVNPFKHAILAGRVQIGLWANLCNPIATEVTAGAGFDWLLIDAEHAPNDVTTVIGQLHAMTGGTAVAVLRPPWNDTVVIKRYLDIGVQNLLIPYIQNADEAAAAVAATRYPPAGVRGVASIHRANQYARDKRYFSHANDNMCVLLQLETTEALNNLEAIAAVPGVDGLFIGPSDLAASMGHLGNISHPEVRQAIASAIVRIHQSGKAAGILAPLEADARHWLDLGATFVAVGSDLNLLARHTEQLAARFKQPR, from the coding sequence ATGAACGAATCCATCCCCGTAAACCCCTTCAAGCACGCGATTCTCGCCGGACGGGTACAGATCGGACTGTGGGCCAATCTGTGCAACCCGATCGCGACGGAAGTCACCGCCGGTGCGGGGTTCGACTGGCTGCTGATCGACGCCGAACACGCGCCCAACGACGTCACCACGGTGATCGGGCAGCTCCACGCGATGACCGGCGGCACCGCCGTTGCAGTGCTGCGACCGCCCTGGAACGACACCGTGGTTATCAAGCGTTACCTGGACATCGGGGTGCAGAACCTGTTGATTCCCTACATTCAGAACGCCGACGAAGCCGCCGCCGCCGTCGCCGCCACGCGCTATCCTCCGGCCGGCGTGCGTGGCGTGGCATCGATCCATCGGGCCAACCAGTACGCCCGCGACAAGCGTTACTTCTCGCATGCCAACGACAACATGTGCGTGTTGCTACAACTCGAAACGACGGAGGCTTTGAACAACCTGGAGGCGATCGCCGCCGTCCCCGGCGTGGACGGCCTGTTCATCGGCCCCAGCGACCTGGCGGCGTCGATGGGTCATCTGGGCAACATCAGCCATCCGGAGGTCCGCCAGGCGATCGCGTCGGCGATCGTGCGGATCCACCAGTCCGGCAAGGCCGCCGGCATCCTCGCCCCGCTCGAGGCCGACGCCCGCCACTGGCTCGACCTGGGCGCGACATTCGTCGCCGTCGGCAGCGACCTGAATCTCCTGGCCCGTCACACCGAACAACTCGCCGCCAGGTTCAAGCAGCCGCGGTAA